A region from the Acidobacteriota bacterium genome encodes:
- a CDS encoding metallophosphoesterase, translating to MKFLHIADVHLGCTRYQLAESPRDFFDAWVDVLQRYAIDEKVDFVIMCGDFFHKDRYRPKR from the coding sequence ATGAAGTTCCTACATATCGCTGATGTGCATCTTGGGTGTACACGGTATCAGCTGGCTGAGAGCCCAAGGGATTTTTTTGATGCATGGGTCGATGTTCTGCAGCGTTATGCGATCGACGAAAAGGTCGATTTCGTAATCATGTGCGGCGACTTTTTTCACAAAGATCGGTACCGCCCGAAACGATGA
- a CDS encoding cobalamin-dependent protein (Presence of a B(12) (cobalamin)-binding domain implies dependence on cobalamin itself, in one of its several forms, or in some unusual lineages, dependence on a cobalamin-like analog.), translated as MKILLYNPDNGITRNFMPHLWMFLLQSLTPPEHEVILIDGNAKAMTRPELVQFCKDNDIGLIGIGAMTRMVARAYLVADALREAGFKVVMGGPHVTECPDEALGRDGGPRHADAIALGEADETWPLMVADAARGELKDIYMPEVDPAGNDKKPNLQPYPHIPWETLDLDQFSLVPKMLQPALSRMGEGWGKFFVVPIETGRGCPYGCEFCTVTGFFGDSIRFRSNESVIEELLRLKARAKKKRPDRRLLHRRQSRDQQKAAQGPAPRHDRRRCYIAMGRPDQRQSIG; from the coding sequence ATGAAGATACTCCTTTACAACCCTGATAACGGCATAACGCGGAATTTCATGCCGCATCTCTGGATGTTCTTGCTTCAGTCGCTGACGCCGCCCGAACATGAGGTTATCCTGATCGACGGCAATGCCAAGGCGATGACGCGGCCTGAATTGGTCCAATTCTGTAAGGATAATGACATCGGCCTGATCGGGATCGGTGCGATGACACGAATGGTCGCACGTGCGTACCTCGTCGCCGACGCACTCCGCGAAGCAGGATTTAAGGTCGTAATGGGCGGCCCGCACGTGACGGAATGTCCGGATGAGGCGTTGGGTCGCGACGGCGGCCCGCGGCATGCCGACGCCATTGCACTTGGCGAGGCGGACGAAACTTGGCCGCTGATGGTCGCCGATGCGGCCCGCGGCGAACTCAAAGATATCTACATGCCCGAGGTCGATCCCGCGGGCAACGACAAGAAACCAAACCTTCAGCCATATCCGCACATTCCCTGGGAAACGCTCGATCTCGATCAATTCAGCCTCGTGCCCAAAATGCTGCAGCCCGCACTTTCGCGAATGGGCGAAGGCTGGGGCAAGTTCTTTGTAGTACCGATCGAGACCGGCCGCGGCTGTCCGTACGGCTGCGAATTTTGCACCGTCACCGGATTCTTTGGCGATTCGATCCGTTTCCGTTCTAACGAAAGCGTTATCGAAGAGCTGCTGAGATTAAAGGCACGAGCGAAAAAGAAAAGGCCAGATCGCCGTCTTCTTCATCGACGACAATCTCGCGATCAACAAAAAGCGGCTCAAGGGCCTGCTCCGCGACATGATCGCCGCCGATGCTATATTGCCATGGGTCGCCCAGATCAGCGCCAATCTATTGGCTGA